The following are from one region of the Mycolicibacterium diernhoferi genome:
- the glnA gene encoding type I glutamate--ammonia ligase: MDRQKEFVLRTLEERDIRFVRLWFTDVLGYLKSVAIAPAELEGAFEEGIGFDGSSIEGFARVSESDTVARPDPSTFQVLPWTDGSGQHYSARMFCDITMPDGSPSWADSRHVLRRQLAKASDLGFSCYVHPEIEFFLLKPGPTDGTVPVPADNGGYFDQAVHDSAPNFRRHAIDALEQMGISVEFSHHEGAPGQQEIDLRYADALSMADNVMTFRYVVKEVALADGVRASFMPKPFSEYPGSAMHTHMSLFEGDTNAFHSPDDPLQLSDVAKSFIAGILEHASEISAVTNQWVNSYKRLVHGGEAPTAASWGAANRSALVRVPMYTPHKASSRRVEVRSPDSACNPYLAFAVLLAAGLRGIEKNYQLAPEAEDNVWTLTPEERRAMGYQELPSSLGMALGEMENSELVAEALGEHVFDYFLRNKRAEWEDYRSTVTPFELKHYLSL; encoded by the coding sequence ATGGACCGCCAGAAGGAATTTGTGCTGCGCACGCTGGAGGAACGCGATATCCGCTTCGTCCGGTTGTGGTTCACCGACGTGCTCGGCTATCTCAAGTCGGTGGCGATCGCGCCCGCAGAACTCGAAGGAGCCTTCGAGGAGGGCATCGGTTTCGATGGTTCGTCCATCGAGGGCTTCGCCCGGGTGTCCGAATCCGATACGGTCGCCCGTCCCGATCCGTCCACTTTCCAGGTGCTGCCCTGGACCGACGGCAGCGGCCAGCACTATTCGGCGCGGATGTTCTGCGACATCACCATGCCCGACGGCTCGCCATCCTGGGCCGACTCCCGGCATGTGCTGCGTCGCCAACTGGCCAAGGCCAGTGACCTCGGCTTCTCCTGCTACGTGCACCCCGAGATCGAGTTCTTCCTGCTCAAGCCCGGCCCCACCGACGGGACTGTGCCGGTGCCCGCCGACAACGGCGGTTACTTCGACCAGGCCGTGCACGATTCGGCGCCCAACTTCCGCCGGCATGCCATCGACGCGCTGGAGCAGATGGGCATCTCGGTGGAGTTCAGCCACCACGAGGGTGCGCCCGGTCAGCAGGAGATCGACCTGCGCTACGCCGACGCGCTGTCGATGGCCGACAACGTGATGACCTTCCGGTACGTCGTCAAGGAGGTCGCACTGGCCGACGGCGTGCGGGCCTCGTTCATGCCCAAGCCGTTCAGTGAGTACCCGGGCTCGGCCATGCACACCCACATGAGCCTGTTCGAAGGCGACACCAACGCCTTCCACAGCCCGGACGATCCGCTGCAGCTCTCGGACGTCGCCAAGTCGTTCATCGCGGGCATCCTGGAGCACGCCAGCGAGATCAGCGCCGTCACCAACCAGTGGGTGAACTCCTACAAGCGGCTGGTGCACGGCGGCGAGGCACCGACGGCCGCGTCCTGGGGCGCGGCCAACCGCTCCGCGCTGGTCCGGGTGCCGATGTACACCCCGCACAAGGCGTCCTCGCGGCGCGTCGAGGTGCGCAGCCCCGACTCGGCCTGCAACCCGTACCTGGCCTTCGCGGTGCTGCTGGCCGCGGGTTTGCGGGGCATCGAAAAGAACTATCAGCTGGCACCCGAGGCCGAGGACAACGTCTGGACCCTCACCCCCGAGGAACGCCGGGCGATGGGGTACCAGGAACTGCCGTCCTCGCTCGGGATGGCGCTGGGTGAGATGGAGAACTCCGAGCTCGTCGCGGAAGCGTTGGGGGAGCACGTGTTCGACTACTTCCTGCGCAACAAGCGGGCCGAGTGGGAGGACTACCGCAGCACCGTCACCCCGTTCGAGCTGAAGCACTACCTCTCGCTCTAG